The window GCTTAAGGACTCCCGGGGATTTTGAAAGATCATCTGCACTCGCCGGTAAAACTCCCGGTCCCTTTGCAAGACCTTTTGGCCTTCCAACCACACCTCGCCCTTATCCGGCCGCAGCAGGCCCATAATGGCCAGGGCCAGGGTGGTCTTCCCCGACCCGCTTTCGCCCACCAGGGCCAGGGTTTCTCCCTCGTACAGGGTCAAATCCACGTCCTGTACGGCCCGCACGCCGTTAAAGGATTTGGCGAGGCCTTTTACCTGCAGCAGAGGCACCACTCCTCCCCGGTGACAGGCCAGAAGGCGGTCTTCCACTTCTTTTAGCTCCGGGGCCTCCCGGGAACAGAGGACCAGCCGCTGGGTGCAACGGGGATGGAAAGGGCACCCGGCCACAGGCCTAAAGGGCGGCCCGGGGATTCCCTGTAGATCCTTAACCGTGGTCATGTTGGGATAAGAACGCCAAAGCCCCCGGGTGTAGGGGTGGCGCGGGAAGGTAAACAGACTTCGGGTAGGACCCAGCTCTACTATCCGACCGCCATACAAAACCGCCACCCGGGTAGCCAATTTGGCCGCCGTAGACAGGTCGTGGGTGATCAGCAAAACGGCTTTATCCTCCACCAGCCTTTTGAGAAGACCTATGATTTCCCCCCGCGTTAAGGCATCCAGGGAGGCGGTGGGTTCATCTAAAATCAATACCTCCGGATCATTGGCCAGGGCCAGGGCTATCAAAGCCCGCTGTTTTTCCCCGCCGCTTAACTGGTGGGGAAAGGCGCGCCACCGGTTCGGCCTTAACCCAACTAACTCAAAGAGATCAGCCGCCCTCCCTTGGGCGGCCTTTCTGTCTTTGGGTCTGTGCACGAGAACGGCTTCCGCGACCTGCTCCATGACCGGATGGAGGGGGTGGAGGGCATCCTCTACGTTTTGGAACACCATGGCTATCTCTTTTCCGCGGAGGCGCCGCCGTTCCTCACCGGGCAAACGGAGTAGATCCCGGCCTTTAAACAAAATCTGCCCCCTGCACTTGCCCGGCGAAAGCCCCATTATAGCCAGCCCCAGGGTAGTCTTACCTGCCCCGGATTCCCCCACCAGGGCTAAAACCTCCCCCTTTTTCATCTCCAGGTTAATACCCGTAAGCACCGTAGATTCGCCGAAGGATACATGCAAATCTTTAACGACTAGCATTTTACCTTTCTCCTCGCAGGCGGGGATTCAAAACACCCTCCAGGGCATAACCTATCAGGGTCAGGGCCGTAACCGTCAAAGAGAGGGCTACACCCGGGGGTATAAGCCACCACTTCCAGGCCTCCAAATAAGTAAACTTTAAGGCCTGCTGCATCATTTTGCCCCAGCTGAGGAGGGTGGGGTCGCACACCCCTAAAAAGGAAAGACCCGCTTCCATAAAGATGGCCCGCCGGGCATCCTGTATCATGACGGCCAGCAAAACGGGGCCCAGGTCCGGAACTAGGTGACGGACCAGGATATAAAAGGAGCCTGCGCCGAAGGTCCGAGCCGCGGCCACCGACTTTTTCTCTTTTAAGGATAAGGCCTCGGCCCTTATTATCCTGGCCCCGCCGGGCCAAAGAAAAGCTGCCAGCAAGAGGATTAAAATGAAAAGATTAGGCTTAAGATAGGCCCCCACGAGTATGGCCACCAGGACGGGAGGAATAACCAGAAAGGCATCCACTACCCGCATACAGAGGTTGTCATAAAGACCGCCCGCCAGGGCCGCGGAAGTGCCCACCACAACGCTTATTATCCCGGCCAGCAACGCTGCTGTGCACCCCACTACCAGGGAAGTCCGAGCTCCATAGAGCAGGCACGACCAGACATCCTGGCCTACATCGTTGGTCCCCAACCAGTGCTGCAACGAAGGAGGGCTAAAGGCAGCCCCCACCCGGGCTTCCGGCGGATATGGGGTCCAAAAGGGCGCCAGGGCACCCCCCAGGGCGATAACCAAGAAAAGCCATAACCCCGCCCGTCCCAGCCGGTTTTCTTTTATTTCTTGCCAGTAGTTAACGTGCATAAGTTATCCTCGGGTCAAGCTTCCGATAAAGTAAGTCCAGCATCAAATTAACCGCCATTACCACCGCGGTAATCACCAATAGAACTCCCTGGATAACGGGGTAATCCCGCACCAGAAGGGCATTATAAAGCAGGGACCCCAGCCCAGGATAAGAGAAGACAACCTCCACAAAAAGGGTGCCGCTGATCAAATGGGAGAAGTGAAGCCCGGCAGCGCTGACTACCGGCAAAAGGGAGTGGCGGCCGGCGTGATAATAGCGCACCCGGCCGTCTGTACAGCCCTTGGCCCGTGCTGTGAGGATGAAGGCCGCGCCTAAGGTCATGATCATGCTGCTGCGGGTTAACAAAAAGGTACCGACCAGCCGCACCACCACGAGGGTTGCCAGGGGCAAGACCATATGGTGCAAGATATCCAGCACCAAGGAAAGGCCGGTAAAGCCGCCATAGGGCGTCAAACCCCCGCCCAAAGGAAACAGGCCCCAGACCACGCCGAACGAAAGCAGGAACAAAACCCCTACAAAAAAGTCGGGCAGGCCGCTTAAAAACATCAAAGCGGTTAACAAGAAATTATCTACTCGCCGGCCGCGCCTAAAACCTGCTTCTACACCCAGTATGAATCCGGCCAAAGTAGAAAAGATTAAGGCCAGCGCAGCCAGCAATAAGGTCCAAGGAAGATACCGCAAGACCACCGACATTACCGGCGCGCGGTAGTAATACGAATAACCCAGGTCGCCTCGTAAAAGGGCCCCCATATAGGCCGCAAATTGGTGGCCCAGGGAACGGTCGAGGGCAAAACGTCGGACCAGCTCGGCCTTTAATTCCGGCGTCATAGCCACCAGGGCTTCACCGCCGTATATGGCCGTCAAAGGATCCCCCGGCATAAGACGCGGCAGTACAAAATTGAGGGCCAATATGAGAAAGAAGGCTACCGCATAGTTGGCTGCTTTACCCATTATTCTATTTGGGCCCCGCCCCCTTCTTCCGGGTTAGTAGCTGCCGTTCCCGCCTCTTGGAGGCATTACCTTACAAAGGCCAACTTGTTCAAAGGTATAGGCACGCCTGAACCCACCCCGCCCCAGGTATAATACAGGCCCACCAGGCCATCATGGGCCCAGTAACTGGTGGGATAATATAGGGGCAAGGCCGGCATCTCCCTAGCATAAAGTTCCTGTGCCCGGTTGACCAGTTGCCGCCTTTTTTCTAAGTCCATTTCTAGCAGCTGCCGGGCCAATACGGCGGATAATTCCTCATTGTTGGTGTATCTTGCGCTATTTATCCCCTGTTCCAGGGTAACCCTGTTCAAGATGCGCGGGTCGCCTCCCAGGCCGCCGTGGCCGCTTAAAGCCAGATCGAACTTCCACTCTTTAACCCTGTTGTCCAGGGTCTTGGCCTCTAAGCTCTGCAAGTTTATCTTTATACCTATACGCTCCAATTGTTCTTTTACGAGCTCGGCCGCCCGCTGTTCGGCCATGCTGCTCCCCGTGCCCCTGAACAGGAGCTCTAACTCTAAAACCTGCCCGTCCCGGGTAAGATAATCCCCCCGCCGGGTATAACCCAGGCCGGCTAAAAGCTCTTGCGCTCGCGCAGGATTATACCCGTACTGTTCGGCACCAGGGTTATACCAGGAACTATCCGGCGGTATAAGGCCGGGGCTGCCGGGTAGACCATGCCCCCGCAGGGCCACTTCCACCAGCTGCTTTCTGTCAATGGCCAGGGCTAGAGCCTGGCGGAATTCCCTCGAGGACAAAGGCTCTTTCCTATGATTGATCATGAGCTTGGCCACCCAGTCGTGGCTACCGGTTAGAACCTTAAAGCCCTCTTTACGCAGATCATCCACCACTTCAGGGGGTACAGAAGTTGCGTTTACCTGCTTTTTCTCAAGGGCGGCGCCGGCTACTTCCTCGGCCACTTTCACAAACCGGAGCTTTTGTATTGCAGGCTTTCCCCGGTAGTACTGGTCGTAAGCCTCATACAGGTAAGTACCCTGCTCCCGGTTGTAATCGACCAGTTTGAAAGGTCCCGTGCCGATGGCCGCCTGCTTATCTTGAAATTTCTCCGGTTCCTCCACATTCTGCCAGATGTGGGCCGGTAAAATCGGCAGGGTCCCCGCTATGTCGCTCAAAAAAGGAGCATAGGGCTGGCTTAGACTCAGCTTAACCGTGTAATTATCCAGGGCCTCTGCTTTCTGTATAATCGAAGTATCTACCCACTGGTAGGGGTGCCGGCGGGTGTAATCGATGGTGAAAACTACATCCTTAGCGGTAAAAGGCCGTCCGTCATGCCAGGTAACATTTTCCGCCAAGCGAAAAATATAAGCATTTTCCTGAGGGTCGTATCTCCACTCCCTGGCCAGGGCCGGGACGAAACCCTGGGCGTCTTTCCACACCAATGTATCAAAAACTAAGCTCATGCGCACATAACCCGGACCCCGAGGGTAATGGCCGTAAGGCGTGGGGAAACCCCAATCCCCTGTGCTATCTGCTACCGTATATACGGCCTGATTTTCTGCCTTCTGCGCTCCGCACCCCGCTGTCAAAAAAAGCAGTAGAAGACCTGCGGCGGCCACAACCAAATGCCAGACTTTTTTTATCATTATCATCTCCCTCTCCCTTCCACCGCCCTAGCTATGTCTCCTTGTTTTTGCCTCGCCACCCACGGCTGTAATGTTCGGCGCATGGGATACAGACCGGCCGCCCTTCCCTCACCCGGGCCCGCACCTCGGCCACCGGCTCGCCGCACACCGAACAGATTACCGAGTCAAAGAGCCGGGCCTTGGGAGGAGGTTCCAACTTTAGCTTTCGTACGGTGCAAATCTCTTCCTCCGGCGCCTCTAAGATGTACCGCGTGCGCTCCTCCTGGTAGTGCTGGAAAAGGGCCTTCTCCTCTTCGCCTGCTTCTTGACTCAACACCCTTTTTCTCAACTCCCGGTAGGCTTCGTCCTGCCGCCAGGCCGAAGCCTTTACGGCTATGCGGACCGCCCGGCCGCTGTCCCGGCAGATAAAGGTGAAAACGTGCTTGCCGTAGTCCCGGTAAAGCAGGTTGCCCTTCCCCAGGGTACATCCCGTTAATACCTGTACGGCGTCCACTCCACAGGCATCGGTTTCCACCACTGCCACAAGCTCTTCATCCTGGGCGCGCTCCGCCTTGAGCTCCCGCAAGGCAATTTGGGCCGCCCGGTAGCCTGCGGCCAGCCCCGGGCAGGTGTGACCGTGAAATTCCACCGCTCTTTCCCAGTCGCTCTGAGGACGGTGCATGGCTTTAAACACACTCCTTTCCGGCAAATAAAAAACCATGGAAGCTCCCTTCGCCTCTTCACAGGGAACCTCCATGGTTCCGGTTAGTCCTTATTTTCCTCGCCTTTAGAGCACTTGCGGCCCGACCTCCGTGGGTCCTCCGGCCGGGCGCCCGGCTCCTCGCCGGGCCGTTTAACAAAATATTAATTCGCCGGGAATGCAAAAATTCCTTCTCGTAAAAGTCTGGACCTGGGAACTACTGAATATGAGCTCCTTCTTGCGGCTTCATAAGGAGCTTGCCCAAGAGCTTGCTCGCTTCCACCGCCACCAGGGGGACAACGCTTAAGGCTGCGACAACCACCCAGTCACCCGGCCGGAGCATTGCGGTTTCAAAAACGTTCCTGAGGAAGGGCACAAATATCACGGCCAGTTGGAGGGAAAGGGAGGCCAAGAAAGCATATACCAGATTCCGGTTGGTAGTTAAGCCGATAGTAAACAGGGACTGGGTCATGCTCCGGACGTTAAAGGAATGGACCAGTTGCGACACGGCCAGCGTTACAAAGGCCATGGTATGGGCTTCCTGCAGGGTCCGTCCCTCCCTGAGGGCCAGCCAGTAAGAGGCCAGGGACAGTAGCCCAATCAGGGCGCCCTGCCACAGAATTTTTGTGCCCATGCCTCCGGCAAACACGCTTTCACCCGGTTTGCGGGGCGGCCTCTTCATGACGCCCCTTTCGGGCGGCTCCAGGCCCAAAGCCAGGGCTGGTAGCCCGTCCGTTACCAGGTTAACCCATAAGATCTGGAGGGCCGTAAGGGGACTGCGCAATCCCAGCAATATGGAAGTGAAGATGACTACTATCTCACCGGCATTACAGGAAAGCAGGTAATGGATGGCCCGGCGGATGTTGTCGTAAATGGTCCGCCCTTCTTCCACCGCATTGACGATGGTGGCAAAGTTATCATCCAGCAACACCATATCCGAGGCCTCTTTGGCTACTTCCGTGCCGGTAATCCCCATGGCCACGCCTATGTCGGCCCGTTTAAGGGCCGGGGCATCGTTAACGCCGTCGCCCGTCATGGCTACTATATGGTTGTGTTCCTTTAAGGCCTCCACAATGCGCAGCTTATCCTCTGGCGATACCCGGGCATAAACGGACGTATGGGGAGCGGCCTCTTTGAGCTGGGCTTCGTCCATGGTCCTCAGGTCCGAGCCGGTCAGGAGGCCGTCGCCCTCCTGCCATATGCCCAGTTCCCGGGCGATGGCCAATGCGGTTTGCGGGTGGTCTCCAGTAATCATTACCGGGCGAATGCCGGCTCCGCGGCTGACGGCCACTGCCTCCTTGACCTCGGGCCTGGCAGGATCGATCATGGCGAAGAACCCGACAAAGGTCAGATCCTTCTCGACGGTTTCGGAGGAAAGATCGGCGGGCATCTCCGGCCAACGGCGGAAGGCCAGGGCTAGGACCCGCTGTCCCTGGGAAGCCAGTTCGGAGTTTACATCCAGGAGACGGGCTCGGGTTTCGTCGGTTAGGGGTTCTATTTTCCCGCCGATCATCATGGTAGCGCAGCGGGCCAGCAGGACGTCGGGAGCTCCCTTGGTAAAGGAGCAGACTTCTCCCTCCAGGGGATGGAAGGTGGTCATCATTTTCCGGCCCGAATCAAAGGGGATTTCTCCCAGCCGCGGGTAGGTCTTGTCCA of the Thermanaeromonas sp. C210 genome contains:
- a CDS encoding dipeptide ABC transporter ATP-binding protein codes for the protein MLVVKDLHVSFGESTVLTGINLEMKKGEVLALVGESGAGKTTLGLAIMGLSPGKCRGQILFKGRDLLRLPGEERRRLRGKEIAMVFQNVEDALHPLHPVMEQVAEAVLVHRPKDRKAAQGRAADLFELVGLRPNRWRAFPHQLSGGEKQRALIALALANDPEVLILDEPTASLDALTRGEIIGLLKRLVEDKAVLLITHDLSTAAKLATRVAVLYGGRIVELGPTRSLFTFPRHPYTRGLWRSYPNMTTVKDLQGIPGPPFRPVAGCPFHPRCTQRLVLCSREAPELKEVEDRLLACHRGGVVPLLQVKGLAKSFNGVRAVQDVDLTLYEGETLALVGESGSGKTTLALAIMGLLRPDKGEVWLEGQKVLQRDREFYRRVQMIFQNPRESLSHRLNVLQLVKEPLDVQDWGRDEEKVERVKEVLEDVELPTQEVFLHKYPHELSGGEVQRVAIARALVLDPKLLIADEPTSALDASVQAKILRLLLNLQEKRGLALLLITHDIALARKVSDRLAVMKEGLVVEQGPSSEVIANPQHPYTRTLLRLAADLTDRIPSRAAAGTVWEA
- a CDS encoding ABC transporter permease gives rise to the protein MHVNYWQEIKENRLGRAGLWLFLVIALGGALAPFWTPYPPEARVGAAFSPPSLQHWLGTNDVGQDVWSCLLYGARTSLVVGCTAALLAGIISVVVGTSAALAGGLYDNLCMRVVDAFLVIPPVLVAILVGAYLKPNLFILILLLAAFLWPGGARIIRAEALSLKEKKSVAAARTFGAGSFYILVRHLVPDLGPVLLAVMIQDARRAIFMEAGLSFLGVCDPTLLSWGKMMQQALKFTYLEAWKWWLIPPGVALSLTVTALTLIGYALEGVLNPRLRGER
- a CDS encoding ABC transporter permease, which translates into the protein MGKAANYAVAFFLILALNFVLPRLMPGDPLTAIYGGEALVAMTPELKAELVRRFALDRSLGHQFAAYMGALLRGDLGYSYYYRAPVMSVVLRYLPWTLLLAALALIFSTLAGFILGVEAGFRRGRRVDNFLLTALMFLSGLPDFFVGVLFLLSFGVVWGLFPLGGGLTPYGGFTGLSLVLDILHHMVLPLATLVVVRLVGTFLLTRSSMIMTLGAAFILTARAKGCTDGRVRYYHAGRHSLLPVVSAAGLHFSHLISGTLFVEVVFSYPGLGSLLYNALLVRDYPVIQGVLLVITAVVMAVNLMLDLLYRKLDPRITYAR
- a CDS encoding ABC transporter substrate-binding protein produces the protein MIKKVWHLVVAAAGLLLLFLTAGCGAQKAENQAVYTVADSTGDWGFPTPYGHYPRGPGYVRMSLVFDTLVWKDAQGFVPALAREWRYDPQENAYIFRLAENVTWHDGRPFTAKDVVFTIDYTRRHPYQWVDTSIIQKAEALDNYTVKLSLSQPYAPFLSDIAGTLPILPAHIWQNVEEPEKFQDKQAAIGTGPFKLVDYNREQGTYLYEAYDQYYRGKPAIQKLRFVKVAEEVAGAALEKKQVNATSVPPEVVDDLRKEGFKVLTGSHDWVAKLMINHRKEPLSSREFRQALALAIDRKQLVEVALRGHGLPGSPGLIPPDSSWYNPGAEQYGYNPARAQELLAGLGYTRRGDYLTRDGQVLELELLFRGTGSSMAEQRAAELVKEQLERIGIKINLQSLEAKTLDNRVKEWKFDLALSGHGGLGGDPRILNRVTLEQGINSARYTNNEELSAVLARQLLEMDLEKRRQLVNRAQELYAREMPALPLYYPTSYWAHDGLVGLYYTWGGVGSGVPIPLNKLAFVR
- a CDS encoding FmdE family protein; its protein translation is MFKAMHRPQSDWERAVEFHGHTCPGLAAGYRAAQIALRELKAERAQDEELVAVVETDACGVDAVQVLTGCTLGKGNLLYRDYGKHVFTFICRDSGRAVRIAVKASAWRQDEAYRELRKRVLSQEAGEEEKALFQHYQEERTRYILEAPEEEICTVRKLKLEPPPKARLFDSVICSVCGEPVAEVRARVREGRPVCIPCAEHYSRGWRGKNKET
- a CDS encoding cation-translocating P-type ATPase translates to MPWRGGAKLSKKPWYAMSMDEICQELATDLTRGLSPEEAGSRLATYGPNSLKEPPPRSLFSMFMGQIKEILVLILLGAAVVSGLLGEWMDSIVILVIVVLNAVLGVYQEHKAEQALKALKEMTKPSAKVLRGGRVIQVDVASLVPGDVVLLDAGDFVPADGRLVEVASLGVNEAALTGESVPVEKEVTVLEEGEVPLGDQKNMVFMGTTVTGGRGKALVVATGMNTQLGRIAQLLQETPPEPTPLQRRLAELGKILGMAAGAIVALVFLAGLWRGGDVLEMFMIAISLAVAAVPEGLPAVVTIVLALGVTRMSRRRAVIRKLPAVEILGTVTVICSDKTGTLTKNEMTVTRIYTAGDLWQVTGVGYQPEGRFITPGGEERNPLTDENMRIMLLGGLLNNDARLQEGDKGYQIIGDPTEGALVVAAAKAGLAREEVDKTYPRLGEIPFDSGRKMMTTFHPLEGEVCSFTKGAPDVLLARCATMMIGGKIEPLTDETRARLLDVNSELASQGQRVLALAFRRWPEMPADLSSETVEKDLTFVGFFAMIDPARPEVKEAVAVSRGAGIRPVMITGDHPQTALAIARELGIWQEGDGLLTGSDLRTMDEAQLKEAAPHTSVYARVSPEDKLRIVEALKEHNHIVAMTGDGVNDAPALKRADIGVAMGITGTEVAKEASDMVLLDDNFATIVNAVEEGRTIYDNIRRAIHYLLSCNAGEIVVIFTSILLGLRSPLTALQILWVNLVTDGLPALALGLEPPERGVMKRPPRKPGESVFAGGMGTKILWQGALIGLLSLASYWLALREGRTLQEAHTMAFVTLAVSQLVHSFNVRSMTQSLFTIGLTTNRNLVYAFLASLSLQLAVIFVPFLRNVFETAMLRPGDWVVVAALSVVPLVAVEASKLLGKLLMKPQEGAHIQ